A genomic segment from Nitrosopumilus sp. K4 encodes:
- a CDS encoding adenosylcobalamin-dependent ribonucleoside-diphosphate reductase, whose amino-acid sequence MDNSQIENTINEIRKRSGAVTAFNKDKISNAIYRALAATSKADRELADQLADKVVDKLVEQGFTSTRTPSVEDIQDIVESTLIDSGHSDIAKAYIVYRHERRKLRDEKMKVLNSKALDPVSKKFDLNCLRVLASRYLFRNGKNEITETPTQMFERVAILVGIGDLLYDAQVFDKSGNITQNIEEAQSYLEKLDNFDYKFKIGEYFLNKWHFRSLINHYVTLANKGQMKVSFKDLLTLIAAKKLDNYADKISEYFELMTSQDFLPNSPTMMNAGGRLGQLSACFVLGMEDGMEEIMKSTSDAALIFKSGGGVGINYSDLREEGDIVASTSGVASGPVSFMNIINTVTEVVKQGGKRRGANMGIIEAWHPDVEKFITNKTQPGILENFNVSVGVWEDFWHSLVNTEDGKYILRSPRDRKPVKEINAHQLIDLIALSAWKSAEPGLIFFDQINKYNVFAKARQAPLRATNPCGEQSLYPYESCNLGSINLVNLVKRKADGGYEFDWQRYEETIRKTTRFLDNIIDVNHYPVPEINVASKESRRIGLGVMGVADLLYKLRIPYNSKEGYELQSKLSEALTYYSMEESVALAKSRGEFPLCSKTEYPEGKIPVAGYYEKPKEMHSYEWDALIEKIKKHGIRNVLTTTVAPTGTLSMIADCSNGMEPAFALVFEKRVTVGRFFYTNKIVEEVLKENGLYTDEILAKIADNYGSLKGIPEIPEWMQQVFVTAMDIHWADHLMAQAVWQDWIGNAIAKTINMPYDVTADDVKSAYLLAHELGLKGITVYRDGSRHTQVLHMTSENAEKTFDVSPSEHITEYVTTNITNQYIKSQVNAALALKVHDEEIKSEPHQPEEISEDRLCPTCKNNLVFVEGCSICIECGYSGCTSG is encoded by the coding sequence TTGGATAATTCACAAATAGAAAATACTATCAATGAGATCCGTAAGCGCAGTGGCGCAGTAACGGCTTTCAATAAAGATAAGATTTCAAATGCCATTTACCGGGCATTAGCAGCCACATCTAAAGCCGATCGTGAGCTTGCAGATCAACTAGCAGACAAAGTTGTTGATAAATTAGTAGAGCAAGGATTTACAAGTACTAGAACGCCTAGTGTTGAGGACATTCAAGATATTGTAGAGTCTACTTTGATTGATAGTGGCCACAGTGATATTGCAAAGGCCTACATTGTCTATAGACATGAGAGAAGAAAACTTAGAGACGAAAAAATGAAAGTCTTAAACTCAAAGGCCTTAGATCCAGTTTCTAAGAAATTTGATCTTAATTGCTTAAGAGTTCTCGCATCAAGATATCTGTTCAGAAACGGAAAGAACGAGATTACTGAAACACCTACTCAGATGTTTGAGAGAGTCGCAATTCTGGTTGGAATTGGTGATCTTTTGTATGATGCACAAGTATTTGACAAGTCAGGAAACATTACACAAAATATCGAAGAAGCACAATCATATCTTGAAAAACTAGATAATTTTGATTACAAATTCAAAATTGGAGAGTATTTCTTAAACAAATGGCATTTCAGATCATTGATCAACCACTATGTTACTCTGGCAAACAAAGGTCAGATGAAAGTAAGCTTCAAAGATCTTTTGACTCTGATTGCTGCAAAGAAATTAGACAACTATGCAGACAAAATTTCTGAATACTTTGAACTGATGACTAGCCAAGACTTTCTACCAAATTCACCAACAATGATGAATGCAGGTGGAAGGCTTGGTCAATTATCAGCATGCTTTGTTCTTGGAATGGAAGATGGCATGGAAGAAATCATGAAATCCACTTCAGATGCGGCATTAATTTTCAAATCCGGTGGTGGAGTTGGAATCAACTACTCTGATCTTCGTGAAGAAGGTGACATTGTAGCATCTACATCTGGTGTTGCATCAGGACCAGTATCCTTCATGAATATTATCAATACAGTCACTGAAGTTGTAAAACAAGGCGGCAAGAGAAGAGGCGCCAACATGGGGATCATTGAAGCATGGCATCCTGATGTTGAAAAATTCATTACAAACAAGACCCAACCAGGAATTCTTGAGAACTTTAATGTCAGCGTTGGAGTTTGGGAAGACTTTTGGCATTCTCTCGTAAATACTGAAGACGGAAAATATATTCTACGAAGCCCACGTGATAGAAAACCAGTAAAAGAAATCAATGCACATCAACTAATTGATCTAATTGCACTGTCAGCATGGAAAAGTGCAGAACCTGGTTTGATCTTCTTTGATCAAATTAACAAATACAATGTATTTGCAAAAGCAAGACAAGCTCCTCTAAGAGCAACTAATCCTTGTGGTGAACAAAGCCTCTATCCATACGAATCATGCAATCTTGGTTCTATCAACTTGGTAAATCTTGTTAAACGAAAAGCCGATGGTGGATACGAATTTGATTGGCAAAGATATGAAGAGACAATCAGAAAGACTACCAGATTCTTGGATAATATCATTGATGTAAATCATTACCCAGTACCAGAAATCAATGTAGCATCAAAAGAATCAAGAAGAATCGGATTAGGTGTAATGGGAGTTGCAGATCTATTGTACAAACTAAGAATACCATACAACTCCAAAGAAGGATATGAGCTACAATCAAAATTATCTGAAGCTCTGACATATTATTCCATGGAAGAAAGTGTGGCACTTGCAAAATCTCGTGGTGAGTTCCCACTGTGCTCAAAGACAGAATACCCAGAAGGAAAAATCCCTGTTGCTGGATATTATGAAAAACCAAAAGAGATGCATTCTTACGAATGGGATGCACTAATTGAGAAAATCAAAAAGCATGGAATCCGAAATGTTCTAACCACAACTGTTGCTCCAACAGGTACATTGTCAATGATTGCAGATTGTTCTAATGGAATGGAACCTGCATTTGCACTTGTATTTGAGAAGAGAGTAACTGTTGGAAGATTCTTCTATACTAACAAAATCGTTGAAGAAGTCCTAAAAGAAAATGGTCTATACACTGATGAAATACTGGCAAAGATTGCGGATAACTATGGTTCACTCAAAGGAATTCCAGAAATTCCAGAGTGGATGCAACAAGTCTTTGTCACTGCAATGGATATTCATTGGGCAGACCATCTCATGGCACAAGCCGTATGGCAGGACTGGATTGGAAATGCAATTGCAAAAACAATCAACATGCCATATGATGTAACTGCAGATGATGTTAAATCTGCATATCTATTGGCACATGAATTAGGTCTAAAAGGAATCACAGTTTATCGCGATGGTTCTAGACACACCCAAGTACTTCACATGACAAGTGAAAATGCAGAAAAAACATTTGATGTATCACCAAGCGAGCATATCACAGAATATGTTACAACTAACATAACAAATCAATACATCAAATCCCAAGTTAATGCTGCACTTGCATTAAAGGTACATGATGAAGAAATCAAATCAGAACCACATCAACCTGAGGAAATTTCAGAAGATCGTCTATGTCCAACATGCAAAAACAATCTTGTGTTTGTAGAAGGTTGCAGTATCTGTATCGAATGTGGATACAGTGGTTGTACTTCTGGATGA